Proteins encoded by one window of Electrophorus electricus isolate fEleEle1 chromosome 17, fEleEle1.pri, whole genome shotgun sequence:
- the LOC113575999 gene encoding solute carrier family 35 member F4 yields MNMNKLSAKVSPCSAPTPATGQLSLLECGTRCGSVQSGLQEAGQSGLRFRGCCSQCPLTAARRGATGLLLAACVAWSYAWAAHYAKDTLTKLQSPFFIMWFCSVWNLFSFPLYYLGHVVGSQPRQQPCTQFRVCSRFVGRGELSSKVLLKVAAPFSLLHSASEYLHLLALHHISISDSSTVLCCSQAFIFLLSWIGLKDRFMGVRIVAAILSITGIVMMSYADGFHSDSITGVALGVGSASTSAFYKVLFRKRVGQVQPGAASVLMSCEGLCSVGLHSWFCALLYISHVESWPTPQHIPWDTLCLTASLLLAFNVLVNMREVLTYPTLISLGILFTIPASVAVDSFMSSAPHTSQVRMVARAIIAAGYLMLLLPEDWDERTAGWFRVLWHGHEESLMGEEIEADQPKPTVVAALP; encoded by the exons atgaacatgaacaaactGTCAGCGAAAGTTTCTCCCTGCTCCGCACCCACACCAGCCACTGGTCAGCTCTCACTGCTCG AATGTGGCACAAGGTGTGGTTCAGTACAGAGTGGGCTTCAGGAGGCGGGGCAGTCTGGGCTGAGATTCAGGGGTTGCTGTTCCCAGTGCCCACTGACAGCTGCCCGCCGGGGTGCCACCGGTCTGCTGCTGGCTGCGTGTGTGGCGTGGTCCTATGCGTGGGCAGCTCACTACGCCAAAGACACTCTGACTAAACTGCAGTCTCCTTTCTTTATTATGTGGTTCTGCAGCGTCTGGAATCtgttctccttccctctctacTACCTGGGCCATGTCGTGGGCTCACAGCCGAGGCAGCAGCCCTGCACACAGTTCCG CGTATGCAGCAGGTTTGTGGGCCGAGGTGAATTGAGCAGCAAGGTCCTGCTGAAGGTAGCGGCTCCATTCTCCCTGCTGCACAGTGCCTCAGAGTACCTGCACCTGCTGGCTCTCCACCACATCTCGATCAGCGACAGCAGCACAGTGCTCTGCTGCAGCCAGgccttcatcttcctcctgtCCTGGATTGGGCTTAAGGACCGTTTCATGGGTGTGAGG ATTGTGGCTGCCATCCTCTCCATCACTGGAATTGTTATGATGAGTTATGCTGATGGTTTCCATAGTGACTCAATCACAGGGGTGGCGTTGGGAGTTGGCTCAGCTTCCACTTCTGCGTTCTACAAG GTGCTGTTTCGGAAGCGTGTGGGCCAGGTGCAGCCAGGTGCAGCCAGTGTGCTGATGTCCTGTGAGGGCTTGTGTAGTGTTGGGCTGCACTCCTGGTTCTGTGCACTGCTCTACATCTCACATGTGGAGTCCTGGCCCACCCCTCAGCACATTCCCTGGGACACTCTCTGCCTCACAGCATCACTTCTGCTTG CTTTCAATGTGCTGGTGAATATGAGAGAAGTGCTTACATACCCCACCTTGATTTCACTGGGTATCCTCTTTACTATCCCAGCCAGTGTAG CTGTTGATTCATTTATGAGCTCAGCGCCACACACGAGCCAAGTGCGAATGGTTGCACGCGCCATCATTGCAGCTGGATATCTCATGCTGCTGCTACCAGAAGACTGGGACGAGAGGACAGCTGGCTGGTTCCGAGTGCTGTGGCATGGACATGAGGAGAGCCTGATGGGGGAGGAGATCGAGGCTGACCAACCTAAACCAACCGTCGTGGCAGCGCTGCCGTGA
- the arr3a gene encoding arrestin 3a, retinal (X-arrestin), with product MAKVFKKTSGNGQLSLFLGKRDYVDHVDYVDPVEGVLKIEPTDLGDRKVWIQLCCAFRYGSEDLDVIGLTFRKDIWTHHIQLHPDCGYKPALTEMHETLLKKSGDQSYVFTFNIPTNMPCSVTLQPGLEDKGKPCGVDFEVKAYLARAAEDPDEKIDKKDTCRLIIRKVQFAPDNTGSGQKAEICKTFMMSDKPVLLEAFLDKDIYYHGEPIPVKVKVKNETSKVVKKIRISIDQTTDVILYSADKYTKTVLSEEFSETVEGNATFEKTLAITPLLANNKEKRGLALDGKLKEGDTNLASSTILQPGMDKEVLGILVSYKIKVNLLMSGGGLLGGLVPSDMTVELPLTLMHPRPIE from the exons ATGGCAAA GGTTTTCAAAAAGACCAGTGGAAATGGGCAG CTCTCCCTTTTCCTGGGAAAGAGAGACTATGTGGACCATGTGGACTATGTGGATCCTGTTG AGGGTGTGCTGAAGATTGAGCCCACAGACCTTGGAGACAGAAAAG TTTGGATCCAGCTCTGCTGTGCATTCCGCTATGGCAGTGAAGACCTAGATGTGATCGGCCTTACATTCAGAAAGGACATCTGGACACATCACATCCAGCTGCATCCTGATTGTGGCTACAAGCCAGCCCTCACTGAGATGCATGAAACTCTGCTGAAGAAGTCAGGGGACCAGAGCTATGTCTTCACCTTCAAC ATCCCAACCAACATGCCCTGCTCTGTCACCCTCCAGCCTGGTCTAGAGGACAAGGGGAAG CCATGCGGTGTAGACTTTGAAGTCAAGGCCTACTTAGCAAGAGCTGCTGAAGACCCAGATGAGAAAATTGACAAGAA AGACACCTGCCGCCTGATTATCCGGAAGGTTCAGTTTGCCCCTGACAACACAGGATCTGGACAGAAGGCAGAAATATGTAAAACCTTCATGATGTCTGACAAGCCCGTTCTTCTGGAGGCCTTTCTTGATAAGGAT ATCTATTACCATGGAGAACCCATTCCTGTTAAAGTTAAGGTGAAGAATGAGACCAGCAAAGTGGtgaaaaaaatcagaatttcTA TTGACCAGACCACAGATGTCATTCTGTACTCTGCAGACAAATACACCAAGACTGTGCTGTCTGAAGAATTCTC GGAGACAGTAGAAGGTAATGCAACATTTGAAAAAACACTTgccatcactccactgctggccaacaacaaagagaagagagggtTAGCACTGGACGGGAAGCTGAAGGAGGGGGACACCAACCTGGCCTCCAGCaccat CTTGCAGCCAGGAATGGACAAGGAGGTGCTTGGAATTCTGGTGTCTTATAAAATCAAGGTGAACCTGCTGATGTCTGGAGGAGG CTTATTGGGAGGTCTGGTACCCAG TGATATGACTGTAGAGTTGCCTCTGACACTGATGCACCCCAGACCAATAG AGTGA